In Syntrophobacterales bacterium, the genomic window CTTGATTAGTTTGTTCCAACAATCATCCGATATCTTAAACACCGATTTTCGCGGAGCTATAACCGTCATTTTGAGATAAGATTTTAATGCCTCCGTCATTGGAACTTTAGATTCAGTTTTATGCTGTCAAGCCAGGAGATAGTCTGCGGCAATCGATGCCAGGGAACCTCTCTCAGGATCGGGTTATGCGCCCTGCGGGGGTAGGTTACCTGTACCTCGCCGGATGTGATATCGACGTCGGCCTTGCCCCTGATAAAATGGCGAAAGATCTTCTGGGCGTCGCACTGCTCAAAGCCCCTGAGTTTTTGAGCCAGCATGCTGTAAAGGGTGTCGGCGATCATGGTCATCAGGATGTCGAAGTGCACTTTCACCAGAATGGGGGAAGACAGGGCGTTTAGGTTGAAAAACTTGACCGCCTCGGAAATGACGTTCTCCACCCGCCACCTGCGGGCGTAGTCGCTGACGATGCGTTCCACCGGGGCCGTCAGATCGTTGGTGATCAGGAAAGCCGGCTCCTCGCGGCCATTTCCCCGGAGGATGATCTGCCGGAGCTGCCCTTCATAATCCTTCAGAGTAGTGAACGATTGATGGATGAAAGGATCCGGGTATTTCCGTTTGTCATGGGGGATGTGGATCTTCTCCCATGGTTTGAGTTTATTCAGGTTCCCTACCAGTTTCTTCCCCCGGCGCCGGAGGGTGATGAAGCGGGTTCCTTGACTGTTCAGGAGGGACAAGTGCTCGTAGGTGGTGAACTTGGAATCGAAAACAAAGGTAGATGCGACGCCTTTGTGAACCTTCTTCCAGAAGGACAGGACATTGAGAACCTGCTCATTGGCTTCCTCCTTCATGAGGTCGGCGGCAGTATAAAGCACCAGCTTGGAGACGGCATCTTGGGCAAAGAGAGTCAAGGCTCCTTTCATTCGCTTTCCTCTGGCCCCGGCCCAATGCTCTTGAAGGACGGATTCCTCCCCGTAATGGGGGATAGTGTGAAAGTCCAGATTGATGACGCTCCCGTCATACAGACCCAGACGGACCGCTTTCTTTACAAAAGCCTGCTGGAGCTTCAGGATGTGAACCTCGTCGAGGGAATAGGAATAGATGGACATGGCCGTACACTTGGGCAGGACATTCAGACCGGCAAACAGACCCAGACCGGGATCGAAGGCATGGTCTCCCATGTGGCCGTACCGCTCCGTGCCAATGAGTTTCAGGGCCAGAAAGGACAGAAAATAGCTGACCGCTGGAATGATCTTGGTCCCCGGCAGGCCGGCGGAACGGACCAGATCCGACACTTGAAATTTTTCCAGAAACGGGGCGAACAGAAAGGCCCCCGCGGATTCGCAGGTAAAATGTTGCCCCTCCATCTGTGCAATGGAGACGCCCTCGGATCGCTGCGGAACCTCCGCCCCTTTAACGG contains:
- a CDS encoding transposase, which gives rise to MNAKVVINTEKYFPSPRRAAIAAFVTILYFNKIFLDILTVILYNISMRDATYFTRPIHEWQKRYEALRASFVDRLPAEAVAEHFGYSAGYVRLLRHQFTTGKFDFSEPVPEGGTSRYRVTAETRRKISSWREKELSAGEIAQLLSEDGVDISVRTVERVLAEEGFPKLPRRTRLKIGLTVKGAEVPQRSEGVSIAQMEGQHFTCESAGAFLFAPFLEKFQVSDLVRSAGLPGTKIIPAVSYFLSFLALKLIGTERYGHMGDHAFDPGLGLFAGLNVLPKCTAMSIYSYSLDEVHILKLQQAFVKKAVRLGLYDGSVINLDFHTIPHYGEESVLQEHWAGARGKRMKGALTLFAQDAVSKLVLYTAADLMKEEANEQVLNVLSFWKKVHKGVASTFVFDSKFTTYEHLSLLNSQGTRFITLRRRGKKLVGNLNKLKPWEKIHIPHDKRKYPDPFIHQSFTTLKDYEGQLRQIILRGNGREEPAFLITNDLTAPVERIVSDYARRWRVENVISEAVKFFNLNALSSPILVKVHFDILMTMIADTLYSMLAQKLRGFEQCDAQKIFRHFIRGKADVDITSGEVQVTYPRRAHNPILREVPWHRLPQTISWLDSIKLNLKFQ